The following are from one region of the Eubacterium sp. MSJ-33 genome:
- a CDS encoding FtsX-like permease family protein has protein sequence MMLFKLSTRNIRKSMQNYLIYFATLILGVAIFYVFNALGSQTVMLKVSSNTEEIIKLMNESMSVVSVFVSIVLGFLVVYASTFLMKRRKKEFGIYLTLGMGKTQVAKILVIETLLIGVISLVIGLLLGIGISQGMSVVTANLFEADMTNFQFMVSTSAIIKTIIYFAIMYVIVMALDVIIVSRAKLINLLYAGAKAQKNHAKNPVVCVLVFIAAAILLGTAYYKVTAGVRTISDFQGLGIQIAKGIIGTFLIFWSVSGMLLAIVKRCRRFYYRGINSFSVKELGSRINTTVFSGGIICLLLFFTICILSSSVAIRNSMNHVLETCTPVDVQFSKLYSYDAAEDYDITGHNVEENLKACDIDTSKLTDVTEMHLYAPEEIRVGDFFGKAFAESGSEDYFKEASMGTMHIGEYNDFVKSFGGTTIDLAEDEYVILCNYGEMEPRYNEGLAEGQTVTIKGKTYHPKYSTCVDGIVHISNSESNAGVLLVPDSVDMSDCDFWYDIYSANYNTTDQTEVDALNAYYSDANFYKLQEAKTEAVLSEDGSYYSMNCETSKRLRDNSVGLTAMIVFIGIYLGVVFLISGAAILSLKELSEAADSKEKYRILRRIGVDEKKIRHSLLAQSGVFFAMPLLLAIVHSVFGMQTAMFILTVFGRGGLLGSILLAAAIILVIYGFYFAITYICSRKIISE, from the coding sequence ATGATGCTCTTTAAATTATCCACCCGGAACATCCGGAAAAGTATGCAGAATTATCTGATTTATTTTGCAACGTTGATCTTAGGAGTCGCAATCTTCTATGTATTTAATGCACTTGGAAGCCAGACAGTCATGCTGAAGGTATCGTCAAATACAGAAGAAATCATCAAGCTTATGAATGAGTCGATGTCTGTCGTCAGTGTATTCGTATCGATTGTACTTGGTTTTCTCGTCGTGTACGCAAGTACCTTCCTGATGAAGCGACGGAAGAAGGAATTCGGTATCTACTTAACGCTCGGTATGGGAAAAACACAGGTAGCAAAGATCCTTGTGATCGAGACACTGCTGATCGGTGTGATTTCTCTGGTAATCGGATTACTGCTCGGTATCGGTATCTCACAGGGGATGAGTGTTGTAACGGCGAACCTCTTCGAAGCGGATATGACGAACTTCCAGTTTATGGTCAGCACATCAGCCATCATCAAAACGATTATTTATTTTGCAATCATGTATGTGATTGTTATGGCATTAGATGTAATCATTGTCAGCCGCGCCAAGCTAATAAACCTGCTTTATGCAGGCGCAAAGGCACAAAAAAACCACGCAAAAAATCCGGTTGTCTGTGTGCTTGTATTTATTGCTGCGGCTATCCTGCTTGGAACGGCATATTATAAAGTGACAGCCGGTGTCCGCACAATCTCTGACTTTCAGGGACTTGGTATCCAGATCGCGAAAGGTATCATCGGAACCTTCCTTATATTCTGGTCGGTATCCGGGATGCTGCTTGCAATTGTGAAGCGGTGCAGACGGTTTTATTATAGAGGCATCAACTCATTCAGTGTGAAGGAACTTGGAAGCCGGATCAACACGACGGTGTTCTCCGGTGGGATTATCTGCCTGCTGCTCTTTTTTACCATCTGTATTCTGTCAAGCTCGGTGGCAATCCGCAACTCGATGAACCATGTGTTAGAGACATGTACACCAGTTGATGTGCAGTTTTCAAAGCTGTATTCCTATGATGCAGCCGAGGACTATGATATAACCGGACATAATGTGGAAGAAAACCTGAAAGCCTGTGATATCGATACATCAAAGCTTACGGATGTGACGGAAATGCATTTGTATGCACCGGAGGAAATTCGTGTCGGAGATTTCTTCGGAAAGGCATTTGCAGAGAGTGGATCGGAGGATTATTTCAAAGAAGCATCGATGGGGACGATGCACATTGGAGAATACAATGATTTTGTAAAATCCTTTGGTGGAACGACAATCGACCTTGCAGAGGATGAATATGTGATACTCTGTAATTACGGGGAGATGGAACCACGATACAACGAAGGACTTGCGGAGGGACAGACGGTTACGATAAAAGGAAAGACCTATCATCCGAAATACAGTACCTGCGTGGATGGAATCGTGCACATCAGCAATTCAGAGAGCAATGCAGGCGTGCTGCTTGTCCCGGATTCTGTGGATATGTCTGACTGTGATTTCTGGTATGATATCTATTCAGCAAATTATAATACGACAGACCAGACAGAGGTGGATGCACTTAATGCGTACTATAGTGATGCGAATTTCTACAAACTGCAGGAGGCGAAGACAGAAGCAGTCTTAAGCGAAGATGGTTCCTATTATTCCATGAATTGCGAGACAAGCAAGCGGCTCCGTGATAACAGCGTGGGACTTACTGCGATGATCGTATTCATCGGCATCTACTTAGGTGTTGTATTTCTGATCTCCGGTGCCGCAATTCTGTCACTCAAGGAGCTTTCCGAGGCAGCCGACAGCAAGGAGAAATACAGGATACTGCGCCGGATCGGCGTGGACGAGAAGAAAATCCGTCATTCCCTCCTGGCACAGTCTGGCGTGTTCTTTGCCATGCCGCTTTTGCTCGCAATCGTGCATTCCGTCTTTGGAATGCAGACAGCAATGTTCATTCTGACTGTATTTGGACGGGGCGGACTACTTGGTTCGATTCTGCTTGCGGCAGCGATCATACTTGTGATATATGGTTTTTATTTTGCAATCACATATATCTGCAGTCGCAAGATTATCAGTGAATAG
- a CDS encoding ABC transporter ATP-binding protein, whose amino-acid sequence MNEILKLDNVEKYYGNKANLTKAVDKISFSVEKGEFVGIMGASGSGKTTLLNCISTIDRVTAGHIYVGDKDITTIRGNELNKFRREELGFIFQDFNLLDTLTGYENIALALSIQNVKPKEIDSRIKEVAKRLGIEEVLNKYSYQMSGGQKQRVAAARALITNPKLILADEPTGALDSKSSRYLLESMKEMNEGLAATILMVTHDAFTASYASRVIFIKDGKIFNEIRRGDDTRKQFFNRIIEVVTVLGGSLNDAL is encoded by the coding sequence ATGAATGAGATATTAAAGCTTGACAATGTAGAAAAATACTATGGCAACAAAGCGAATCTGACAAAGGCGGTAGATAAGATTTCTTTCTCTGTAGAGAAAGGCGAGTTTGTCGGAATTATGGGAGCCAGCGGTTCCGGAAAGACAACACTCTTAAACTGTATTTCCACGATCGACCGTGTAACGGCCGGACATATCTATGTCGGAGATAAGGACATCACGACGATTCGCGGGAATGAATTAAATAAGTTCCGCCGGGAAGAGCTGGGATTTATCTTCCAGGATTTTAATCTGCTGGATACACTGACCGGATATGAGAATATTGCACTGGCGCTCTCCATCCAGAACGTAAAACCGAAGGAGATTGACAGCCGGATCAAAGAGGTTGCGAAGCGGCTTGGCATTGAAGAAGTTCTGAACAAATACAGCTATCAGATGAGTGGTGGACAGAAGCAGCGCGTGGCGGCAGCCAGAGCCCTGATCACGAATCCAAAGCTGATCTTAGCCGACGAGCCAACCGGTGCTCTTGATTCTAAGTCCTCCCGCTATCTGTTAGAGAGTATGAAGGAGATGAATGAAGGGCTTGCTGCAACGATTCTGATGGTTACGCACGATGCATTTACAGCAAGCTATGCATCGCGCGTAATCTTCATCAAGGATGGTAAGATATTCAATGAAATCCGCAGAGGCGATGATACCCGGAAACAGTTTTTTAACCGCATTATTGAGGTTGTGACAGTGTTAGGGGGGAGTTTGAATGATGCTCTTTAA